The Portunus trituberculatus isolate SZX2019 chromosome 49, ASM1759143v1, whole genome shotgun sequence genome contains a region encoding:
- the LOC123499283 gene encoding uncharacterized protein LOC123499283, whose amino-acid sequence MKIRAIRSSWVCLAWVAVLVGVVAAAPSESESLGSEQGALDDGYIRVPGTDRDGKFVVFLWRIPQDPCTSDDSTLTEGTCLPYKDCKFNSGTTSGYCSKGFAACCLLTRTCGETTSYNNTYFVNPGYTGTDTGTGTCTLTVNRVNSNICQLRLDFINFELEQPNEDGVCVTDYLSVSGASSTVPQICGSNSGQHMYIDVEPNSGPVQLTVERSTASTVDREWNIKVAQIPCDSEYRAPSGCLQYYTESTGTVSSFNFENAEPVPESGTRQISNTDYSVCIDMVDGACGIEWTRNTTGGNYGFSVTDNADTIVIPPNIVGTPDASSTGTDCTTDYVLIPGGVTDQGVQNDRFCGLGFPNSVTSTTKPFILNVKTDADEDGLNDFGNRGFNLNYRQLTSCKGAHMGGSWCGLVAWVVVVVVVGGAAAMSVINEDEEISVINEEEGRELREKIDGENVKLQRESEREDRVFLIFAKVQPVQCSTNDTQFPIGTCLTSHDCNAKGGVRSSSCASGLGVCCIIKRTCNSETTMNNTYFTEPTSGTSTQSCTLNINRINSNICQLRLDFDTLTLAQPNRNGQCDKDKFSVSGGMSNVPQICGTATGQHMYYDLDPNGGAVKLLIDRSVINSSPSPWRIRVAQIPCDSKYRAPVGCLQYYTETNDLVTSFNFDPILVNSDETRQLANMDYGVCIRRADGYCGITWKVGTAAGGDTKYAFTVTENTDVVDDTVIGTSHASSKGDQCTTDYVVIPGGLFQNEETDNSKQHADRYCGLGFPYSVTTAQPFVLHVKTDGDEEMDKGNLGFSLHYQQQTFC is encoded by the exons ATGAAG ATAAGAGCGATAAGGAGCAGCTGGGTGTGTTTGGCGTGGGTGGCGGTGCTCGTGGGCGTGGTGGCAGCGGCGCCCTCGGAGTCAGAGAGCCTAGGGAGCGAGCAAGGGGCGCTAGATGATGGCTATATTCGTGTGCCAGGAACTGATCGAGATGgaaagt TTGTCGTGTTCTTGTGGAGGATCCCGCAGGACCCTTGCACCTCAGATGACTCCACGCTGACGGAGGGAACCTGTTTGCCTTACAAGGACTGCAAGTTCAACAGTGGCACGACCTCAGGATACTGTTCCAAGGGCTTCGCGGCTTGCTGTCTGC TCACGCGTACTTGCGGGGAAACGACGAGCTACAACAACACCTACTTTGTCAACCCGGGATACACAGGCACCGACACAGGGACAGGCACGTGCACCCTCACCGTCAACCGAGTCAACAGTAACATCTGCCAGCTGCGCCTCGACTTCATTAACTTCGAACTGGAGCAGCCAAACGAGGACGGAGTGTGCGTGACTGACTACCTGAGTGTCTCCGGTGCCTCCTCTACCGTGCCTCAGATCTGTGGCTCCAACTCAGGCCAGCACa tgTATATCGACGTGGAACCGAACAGTGGCCCGGTGCAGCTGACAGTGGAGCGCTCTACCGCCTCCACAGTGGACCGGGAGTGGAACATCAAGGTGGCGCAGATCCCATGTGACTCCGAGTACAGAG CTCCGTCCGGGTGCCTCCAGTACTACACAGAGAGCACAGGCACCGTCAGTAGTTTTAATTTCGAGAATGCAGAGCCAGTGCCAGAATCAG GGACGCGCCAGATCTCTAACACGGACTACAGCGTGTGTATAGACATGGTCGACGGCGCCTGTGGTATAGAGTGGACCCGCAACACCACTGGAGGCAACTACGGGTTCTCTGTCACGGATAATGCTGATACTATTGTTATACCGCCTAATATTGTGG gcACCCCCGATGCGTCCTCCACGGGGACTGACTGCACCACCGACTACGTTCTCATCCCCGGTGGCGTGACGGACCAGGGGGTGCAAAATGACAGGTTCTGCGGTCTCGGCTTCCCCAACAGCGTCACCT CGACCACCAAGCCTTTCATTCTCAACGTCAAGACGGACGCTGACGAGGACGGACTGAATGACTTCGGGAACAGAGGCTTCAATTTAAACTATCGCCAACTGACAAGCT GTAAGGGCGCTCAC ATGGGCGGCAGTTGGTGCGGGCTGGtggcgtgggtggtggtggtggtggtagtgggtggaGCGGCGGCCATGAGTGTCATCAATGAGGATGAAGAAATAAGCGTCATCAATGAAGAGGAGGGACGGGAATTGAGAGAAAAGATTGATGGAGAGAATGTCAAATTACAGAGGGAAAGTGAGCGGGAGGACAGAG TGTTCCTCATCTTCGCCAAGGTGCAGCCCGTCCAGTGCTCCACCAACGACACGCAATTCCCCATCGGGACTTGCCTCACTTCGCACGACTGCAATGCAAAGGGCGGAGTGCGATCATCCTCCTGTGCCAGCGGTCTTGGCGTTTGCTGCATCA TTAAAAGGACATGCAACAGCGAAACGACGATGAACAACACTTACTTCACGGAGCCGACCTCAGGCACCAGTACTCAGAGCTGCACCCTCAACATCAACAGAATCAACTCTAATATCTGCCAGCTCAG GCTGGACTTCGATACGCTGACACTTGCGCAGCCAAATAGGAACGGGCAATGTGACAAGGATAAATTCTCAGTCTCTGGTGGGATGTCCAACGTGCCTCAGATCTGCGGTACCGCCACGGGTCAGCACA TGTATTACGATCTGGATCCCAACGGCGGCGCAGTGAAGTTGCTCATTGACCGCTCCGTTATCAACTCGTCCCCATCTCCCTGGAGGATCAGAGTGGCGCAGATCCCCTGTGACTCCAAGTatagag CTCCTGTTGGCTGCCTCCAGTACTATACAGAAACTAATGACCTCGTCACCAGCTTCAACTTCGATCCGATTTTAGTAAACAGCG ATGAAACAAGACAACTTGCTAATATGGATTACGGCGTGTGTATTCGTCGTGCTGACGGTTATTGCGGCATTACCTGGAAAGTTGGGACTGCTGCGGGCGGGGATACCAAATACGCCTTCACCGTCACTGAAAATACTGACGTGGTTGACGATACAGTTATAG GAACGAGCCACGCCTCCTCGAAGGGTGACCAGTGCACTACTGACTACGTGGTGATTCCTGGTGGTTTGTTCCAGAATGAGGAGACAGACAACTCAAAACAACATGCAGATCGATACTGTGGGCTCGGCTTCCCTTACTCCGTCA CCACTGCGCAGCCCTTCGTCCTCCACGTGAAAACAGACGGGGATGAGGAAATGGATAAGGGTAACCTCGGCTTCAGTCTTCATTATCAGCAACAAACATTCTGCTAg
- the LOC123499055 gene encoding uncharacterized protein LOC123499055, whose translation MSLGSSLLGEGLRLPISRRGLFFKDDFFSGFQDDYKTAVEDVLDRWRSRSSAADRFASYRKLRERDASDDNQAATISETPDNYVIVLDMGKYSSGQITVETQGYAAVVKAEAGDLTYHRRFPLPRDTNTEGVVADLSDEGILTVSAPRKEKGEECKTPVKSPSKESCSSSTSMEERVIPTTRDGMAVNSATQRTQQEVKFTGRKGSATRIIPLTIEDDASSGDATSSSTSSTSQAGEATRSFDRVIPTVREGDTPSTPVSSSSDRKTSTQYSGSSSSSVQSRILPIQRRGRFFQDSTFERVWDDFENAVDDLVTKKSSENEETQKKEDDDQIQTYRNLRKVIKEEDNQAATVSKEEDGYKIVMDVKDFVDGLLDVKALDGSVMVTGEKGNNKFERRFSIPGLSEPEKVAAALSADGVLTITAPV comes from the exons ATGTCACTAGGGAGCTCTTTGCTGGGCGAGGGGCTCCGGCTGCCTATCTCCCGCCGAGGTCTATTCTTCAAGGACGATTTCTTCAGCGGGTTTCAGGATGACTACAAGACTGCTGTGGAGGACGTGCTGGACCGCTGGCGTTCCCGCTCCTCCGCAGCTGACCGCTTCGCCTCCTACAGGAAGCTGAGAGAGCGCGATGCTTCAGACGACAACCAGGCGGCCACGATATCCGAGACTCCCGACAACTACGTG ATTGTACTGGACATGGGAAAGTACTCGAGCGGACAAATCACAGTGGAGACACAAGGATACGCGGCTGTGGTGAAGGCAGAAGCAGGTGATCTAACCTACCACCGCCGCTTCCCACTCCCACGGGACACCAACACCGAGGGAGTGGTGGCTGACCTCTCCGACGAAGGCATTCTCACAGTTAGCGCCCCCCGAAAG gagaagggagaggaatgcaAGACCCCCGTCAAGTCACCCAGCAAGGAAAGCTGCTCCTCCAGCACGTCTATGGAGGAGCGAGTCATCCCCACCACGAGGGATGGAATGGCCGTCAACTCAGCTACCCAGAGGACCCAGCAGGAGGTCAAGTTTACCGGGCGTAAGGGATCGGCCACCAGAATCATCCCTCTTACAATAGAGGACGACGCTAGTAGTGGTGATGCGACCTCCAGCAGCACCTCAAGCACTTCCCAGGCTGGCGAGGCGACGCGGTCCTTCGATAGGGTAATTCCGACTGTCagggaaggagacacaccctcTACTCCGGTGTCTTCGTCTTCTGACAGGAAAACCTCTACGCAGTATTCTGGATCGTCCTCGTCGTCAGTGCAGAGTAGAATCCTTCCCATTCAGCGACGAGGCAGGTTCTTCCAGGACTCCACATTTGAGAGAGTCTGGGATGACTTCGAAAATGCCGTTGATGACTTGGTGACGAAGAAAAGCTCTGAGAATGAAGAGActcagaagaaggaggatgacgaTCAGATCCAAACGTACAGGAACCTCCGTAAGGTTATTAAGGAAGAGGACAACCAGGCAGCGACCGTctcgaaggaggaggatggatacAAAATTGTCATGGATGTGAAGGACTTCGTGGACGGTCTGCTGGACGTGAAGGCGCTCGATGGCTCCGTCATGGTCACAGGAGAGAAGGGCAACAACAAATTTGAGCGTCGGTTCTCCATTCCAGGATTGTCAGAGCCGGAGAAGGTTGCTGCAGCGCTGTCTGCTGACGGGGTGCTGACCATTACTGCCCCTGTGTAA